The Planctellipticum variicoloris DNA window GGTCGAACCCATTGAGCTTGCTCCGTGATGTCAAATACAGATGATCGGTTGAGTCAGAGTTTACTCGATTTGGTTGGCGAAGACGAAGATTCCACGCAGAGACGCGGAACGGAACGCAGACGAGAGATGTCGAACGAGGAAGGTGGAATGTCGAAAAAAAGAAAGTCGCTGAGAAAGGCTTCAGCGTGGATGCGTTCGACAAATCGCCAATGACAAATTACGAAAAACGAACCACCGGGTGGCCCGGCTGAAGGCCGGGCGGCTTTGCCGCAAGAGGCCGCGGTTGGGCTTTCATGGTGCCGAGAGGCACGTGCCTTGCAAGTTGCTCAAACTGCGGCCTCTTGTCGCTGCGCGATCCGGCCTTCGGCCGGACCACCCGCTGACTCATTCCAGTGACAACTCTCTGGCTATTCGCTATTCCCTACTCGCTAATCCCTGTTTGCTCCCGGACTGCGGCGATCAGTTCGAGCAGGAATTCCTGGGCTTGCGAGTAGATGCCGGGCTGCTGGCTTTCTCTGGGGCCGGCGACGTTGAGCGTTCTCACGCGATGTTCGTGGAGCCATTGCCGGGTATCGAGAATGTGATTTCGACTGTCGTCGAGCAGGTTGATCACGTGGAGCGGCCGGGCGATCCGTCGGGCGAGTTCGACGGTCAGGGCGGTGCCTCCCTTCAGCGATCCGGCGGTGATCACCAGCGTCGCGTCGGAATCCCGCACGTTCCAGCGGGTGCGGACGTCGTACAGGGGGCTGTCGGTTTCCCGGAGGGGATAGTGGAGGGGCAGGGGGCCGTCTTCCGCCTTGCGGCCCTGCGGGCACCAGCCGCCGCAGGGAATGCCTGACGCGATGGCGACGTTGAGGGCGGCGCGGTCGACGCCGGTCTGGCCGCCGGAGACGATACGCTGCAGGATGGCGTCCCGGCGGCGGACCGGATGTTTCCCGCCGGTTTGCCGGGTCACTCGGCGACTTCCTGACCGAACGACAGCCGCATCTGCTGATCTTTCTGGGGGATCTGCCATTCTTTGAAGAGGAGGCTGGGTTGAATGTCGTGGTTGTTCTGGTACTTGCCGTCGCGGTACTCGGTGACCGGTCCGGTGAGCGTGTGGTAGAAGATCTGGCAGATCGGCACGCCGGGGTAGATCCGGATGGCATGCGCCGCGTACATTTCCAGCGTCCAGTAGCCGCAGAAGCCGGCATCGCCGAAGCCGGCGGTGACGTGCACAAACAGCCCCAGCCGTCCGATGGACGACCGTCCTTCCAGCATGGGGACGAGGTTGTGGGTTTCGGTCCGTTCGACGGTGCGGGCGAGGTAGAGCTGGCGCGGCTGGAGGACGAAGCCTTCGGGCGGAATGACGTGCCGCCGGTAGCGGTTCGGCCGCTTCATATCGAGCACGATTTCTTCGTAGACGAGCAGTTCGTCGTGCAGGCGGAGGTTGTAGCTGTTGGGGTTGAGGAGGCGTTCGTCGAACGGCTCAATGACGATATTGCCGCCGAGCTGCGCCTTGATCTCTTCGCCGGTGAGAATCATGGGGGGCGGATACTCGCATCATGAAGTGGCGTCGCCGGAACTGCTCCGTGGGACTCACATTACGAATCGGTCAGCGGGGATGCAACGCAGAAAGAGTTGAGAGTTGAGAGTTGAGAGTTGAGAAAAGAAAGACGGCGAATCGCTCCGATCTGTTCACTCAGCTCCTGTCACTCTAGATCGATTCCCAGTTCTTCGATTTTGCGGTACAGGCTGGAGAGGCCGAGCTTGAGTCGTTTGGCGGCTTCGCGCTTGTCCGGGCACTGGCGGAGGACGCGTTTGATGTGCAGCCGTTCGTAGTGCCGCAGGGCGGACCGCAGATCGTCGGTATCGGGCAGGGGTTGCCCCATGCCGATCAAATCGGCCGGCAGATCCTGGGGACGGATCTGAGGAGAGTCGCACATCATTACGGCCCGCTCCAGAGCGTTGTCGAGCTGGCGGATGTTTCCTTTCCACTGGGCGGACATGAGGAGACGGATTGTTTCGCTGGTGGCGCCGGTCACCCGCTGGCCCATCGCGCGGCTGTGCTTCGAGATCAGGAATTCGACCAGCTCGGGTACATCGTCGAGCCGCTCCCGCAGCGGCGGAATCCGGATTTTGACGCCGTCGAGACGGTAGAACAGGGCCTCGTCGAACCGGGCGTCGGCGACTTCCCGCTGCAGGTCGCGCGTGGTGGCGGCGATGATCCGGGCGCTGACTTTGTACGGTTCCGATCCTCCCAGCGGCAGCGCCTCCTGGTATTCGATCGCTCTCAGCAGTTTG harbors:
- a CDS encoding putative molybdenum carrier protein; the protein is MTRQTGGKHPVRRRDAILQRIVSGGQTGVDRAALNVAIASGIPCGGWCPQGRKAEDGPLPLHYPLRETDSPLYDVRTRWNVRDSDATLVITAGSLKGGTALTVELARRIARPLHVINLLDDSRNHILDTRQWLHEHRVRTLNVAGPRESQQPGIYSQAQEFLLELIAAVREQTGISE
- the dcd gene encoding dCTP deaminase; the protein is MILTGEEIKAQLGGNIVIEPFDERLLNPNSYNLRLHDELLVYEEIVLDMKRPNRYRRHVIPPEGFVLQPRQLYLARTVERTETHNLVPMLEGRSSIGRLGLFVHVTAGFGDAGFCGYWTLEMYAAHAIRIYPGVPICQIFYHTLTGPVTEYRDGKYQNNHDIQPSLLFKEWQIPQKDQQMRLSFGQEVAE